One genomic segment of Erinaceus europaeus chromosome 18, mEriEur2.1, whole genome shotgun sequence includes these proteins:
- the LOC107523410 gene encoding large ribosomal subunit protein eL39-like, with product MSSHKTFRIRHFLAKKQKQNYPIPQWIQMKTGNKIRCNSKRKHWRRTKLGL from the coding sequence ATGTCTTCCCATAAAACTTTCAGAATCAGGCACTTTCTGGCTAAGAAGCAAAAGCAGAACTATCCTATTCCTCAGTGGATTCAGATGAAAACTGGTAATAAAATTAGGTGCAACTCCAAGAGGAAACACTGGAGAAGAACAAAGCTGGGTCTATAA